From Chlorocebus sabaeus isolate Y175 chromosome 10, mChlSab1.0.hap1, whole genome shotgun sequence:
GATGCAATTTCATAGGTAAGAAGATCGCTTAATCTAGCAATATCTCAGCCAGCCAGCTGCCCAACAATGACTAAAATCCCCCCTTTATTGACTCCTTCACAGGATTCCAAGAGTCTCAAGGTTAGAGAAGTCGCCTAGTCCACCTCCCTTCTCTGCTTCTCACAGAAGGGTCTGCTGAACACTCTGGTGACAGTGAACTCACCCAACATGTTCCATGGCAGAGGCTCTTCATTAGATCAAGGAGACATCTGTTTTACTGGAGCTTCCAACCACGTGTCCCAGTACTGCCCTTAGTCACATGCATCCAGTCCTTTCTCTCAGGACAGAGTTTTGAATAAATGATGACAGCTCCCATCCCCCTTTCTCCCAGTTGACTTTCCAGATACATCTCACATTGTTGTTGGCTTTCCACCGTTTTTCCTCTTCACTTCCTGGGTCTACTACACTGTGTGTCCTCCACTTGGTCTCCTCCTGAAAACAACACTGTGCACAATGTTCCTGGCGGCAGACTTACGAAACCAAGTGGACCACTTCCTTCATCTTAGGTGTCATAGCTCCATCAATTCATCCTCAGATTACAGTGATTTTTCTGCACTTCACCCTACAGGTTCCCATTTAGCGTTGCATTGGCTAAGACATTACTCATTTACACACAGGCTCTGCTGAGCCCCACCTTTGCCAAGACTCTGACTTCTGTTGTTTCATTTAAAGATGTAAGACCAGGGCCTCACAGTCCTTCCTAAGGAATTTTACTttgtggctggacacagtggctcacacttgtaattccagcactttgggaggccaaggcaggtggatgacttgaggtcaggagttcgagaccagcctggccaacatgacgaaaccccttctctactaaaaatacaaaaattagctaagtgtggtggcaagcgcctataatcccagtttctcgggaggctgaggcaggagaatcgcttgagcccaggaggcagaggttgcagtgagccgagatcactgcactccagcctgggcaacagagtgagactccatctcaaaaaaaacaaaagcagcaacaacaacaacaacaaacacagaAATTTTACTTTGTTACATTCAGCCCACAATGTTTAGCAGCCCAGATCTTTCTGGATCCTGGCTGTATCTCCTCAGcatgtttcttcttcttcccagCTTCCTGACCCCTGCAAATAGGGCTGTAAAGAGACTCTCTGATGCTGCACCCCTCCCCCACTGCCACCATGCACGTCACAGAAGACCCCACCAAGTCAGACTGGCTCACCTGCTTGATGAATGCACCAGCCCACTCTCCCACCCCGTGAGGCATATCAGGCATAATGACCTGGAACatactttttttctattcaaCTACGAAAGCAGGgtattatcaaattttaaaaggcattggccaggcaccgtggcgcatgcctgtaatcccaggcactttgggaggccgaagtgggtggatcgcttgagcccaggagttcaagaccagcctgggcaacatggcaaaaccccgtctctataaaacacacaaaaattagccgggcatggtggcacatgcctgtagtctcagtttctcaggaagttgaagtggaaggatcacttaagcctgggaggtggaggttgcagtgagctgaaatcccaccactgcactccagcctggcagcctgggcaacagagaggacCCTgcctcaatcaatcaatcaatcaatcaatcaatcaataaataaatggcattgagaaaagaaagggagagtttTGACCAAAAAATTATCAATGGTAACAGTGGCGTCTGTGTAACAGGACTatagttttggcttttttttttttttttttttttttttttaatgaagtcttgctctgtcgcccaggcaggagtgtagtggtgccatctcggctcactgcaacttctgcctcccgggttcaagcgattctcctgcctcagcctcccgagtagctgggactacaggcgtgtgccaccatgctcagctaattttttgtatttttagtagagacgagttttcaccgtgttagccaggatggtctcgatctcctgacctcgtgatccccctgccttggcctcccaaagtgctgggattacaggcgtaagccaccgcgcccggccccttcacGCTTCTTTACATGCTTCATCCAACCGATAGTTCATGGAGGAGGCCTCAGGTGTgtgtttccaaattttctatgcTGAGTGTGTGTTCTttggaaaactagaaaaaaattaagcgaaaaataaaatgaaatgaataaagacTCTTTCCCTGGCTAAATCCTTTGGGAAGGGGCGTCAGGCCCACCCCACACCTTCAACTGCCCAGCCTCCCGCCTGCATTGCCCCTTCCTGTGCCCAAGAAGAGGTGTGCGCGTGGAAAAGAACAGCCAGGGCAGCGGGGGAAAGCGGAGCCAGGGGCTTGCCTTGAGGAGCAGTTGCCTTGAGGTTGGGATTGTCCCTTTAGGCACCTTCCGCAGTGCTGTTTTCCTCTAAACGAAGGCGTTTAAGGCAGCTTTCCTGCCAACAGGTTTTGGAAAAGGTAGGAGTTAAGGGGCAGTGGCCTTGGTGGGCAGGCGCAGTATTCAGAAGGGCCTCTGGGGTGAGGAAAGGGGCCCAGCCAGGAGAATAATCCACTCGACCCACTTTCCGGGCTTCCAGAGGTCAGACCTGGGATGCAGAGTTCCCCTTTTCACCCTCCTCTCTGAAGGCCAAAGGAGATCTGGAGACTACTGGGTCCTGCAGTCCTCAGTGTGGCCAGGCACATGGGTTTGCCCCGCGTGGCACAGAAAATCCCCCCCGGCTTAGGTACAAAGCCCTCGGCGTACCCTCCTCCGACCAGCAGAGGGCGCGCACCGCCCGCAAGAAGGAGGTGCAGCCACGAGCCTCGGCGTGGAGGCTTCGAGCCGCGAGCGCAGGAGCCGGGTGGGAGACAGACCCCTTCTTCTGCAAATGAGGAGGCCGAGCCAGAAGAAAGACGGCGACAGATGTTGGGGGGAGGGGGCGATTTGTGAGGGATAGGGCGAGAAAGTCTAAGTGAGAGTAGGATGAGGAGGGGAGGGTGGTTGGGGAAGGGGATGAAATAAAGTGGCtgagggaaggctgaggtggggtgaAGCTCAGCCAGAAGGGATGAAGGTTGGGATGAGGTGAGGGGCGGGTGAAAGGATGGGTGAGGGGGGAAGATGTGATGTGGGTGCCTGTTAGGATGGGATGGGGTGAAGGGCGGGTGGAAGGGTGGGTGAgatggggaggtggggtggggtgggagtgtctattgggatggggtggggtgaggggtgggtggaAGGGTGAGTGAaatggggagggtggggtgggggggcttGTTGGGATGGGGTGGAGTGAGGGGCGGGTGGAAGGATGGGTGAGATGTGGGGGTGGGATGCGGGTGCCTTTTGGGATAAGGTGGGGTGAGGGGCGGGTGTAAGTATGGGTGAGAGGGGGAAGATGTGATGTGGGTGCCTGTTaggatggggtggggtgaggggcggGTGGAAGGATGGGTGAGATGGGTGGTGGCATGGAGGTGGGGTGCCTATTGGGATGGGATGGAGTGAGGGGCGGGTGGACGGGTGGGTGAGATGGGGAGGCttgagtggggtgggggtggggtgcctATTGGGATGGGgcgggtgaggggtgggtgaaaGGGTGAGTGAGATGGGGAGGGTGGGGTGCAGGTGTCTGCTAGGACAGAAGTATGGATAGGGTGGGGTGAAGGGCAAGTGGAAGACCGGGTGAGGTGAGCTGGGGTCGCCTGGCAGGGTGGGTGTGAGGCGAGGCGGCTCCTTGGGCTGAGCCCATTTTCCAGGCCCCTCGCTCTCTGCAACGACGCCCAAGCCCGCGCCACCCTCCTTCTTGGGACCTCTTCCTTGGCAGTTCTCTGCTGTGGCCCGAGATGAACCTCTCCCTACTTTCCCCTAAGCACAGGTTCTGGTGCAGCAAAGAACAGAGAGAGGAGGCAGCGTAGAGCTCAGGAGCTTTAATGGGGCTAAAAGGGTCAGAAACACACTGGGCCCTTCTGCGAGTGTTAGTACAGGAGGAAGAGTGCCATGTGTCATGGGGCAGGGTGGCTTTCACCAAACCTGCTCAGGTCCCAGGAAGGAGGACCGTGAGAGGCCTCCACGTGCTGGGGTGGGAGCAGTTCCTTGGGGAAGAGCAAAAGTGGGAAGAGATGTGATATTGAATGGGGCTTCTAGGAGCCAGACGGAAATGCACCGGAGTGGTTGGGAGAGAGCAGAGGTCCACAAATCCCCTCCGGGACCTGGAGacccagaagaaaaaaagtcaaagaggGCGCATATCGCCCTCCTCAGGGGACTGCGGGGTGGGACGGGGACGAATCTAGTATCAGACAAGGATTGAAGGAGCTCCGGTCCGTCCCCCGGGGCTAAGTGCGGCAGGTGGAGTAAACTCTTGGTGAGAGGACGATTGGGAGGCTCCCGGGCCCCTCCCCGGGATGTAGATGGGATCGGGTGAGACTCTGGGCGTGCGGGCGAGGCCGCAGGCAGCCGACCGCCCCATCTAGTGGTAATGGCCCCCCAAGTGCGAGGCTGCGGCCACCGCCCCGAAGGGCCCGGGCGGGGGCTGCAAGCTGGGACTGGGGTAGAgcgcggcggtggcggcggcagcCGTGGCGGCGGGGCCCGGGCCTGGCCAGTAGGAGAAGCCGGCGGGCGCGACGCCGGCCGAGGCGGCCATGAGGTTGAGTTTGGAGAGGCCAGGGAAGGGCAGCGGGGCGAGGCCGGCGGGCAGCTTGTAGAGCGCGCCGTCTtgggcggcggcggctgcggcagcagcagcggcggcggcatGGGCGTGCGCGGGCGGTGGCTGGCAGGCCTGCGCCAGGCCCTGGAAGTCGAAGCGGTAGGCGTAGCGCTTGCCGTGCACCTTACTCATGATGTTCTTGTCGTAGTAGTAGCGAAGGGCGCGGCTCAGCTTGTCGTAGTTCATGTTGGGCTTGCTCTTGCGCTCGCCCCACCGCCGCGCCACCTCGTCCGGGTCCGTGAGCTTGAACTCGCCGTGACCGCCCTCCCACGCGATGCAGCCGGCGTTCGCGCGGTCAGCCAGCAGCTCCAGCAGAAACTGCCACAGCTGGATCTGTCCGCTGCCTGTGGGGAGGGGGGTAGTCAGCCACAGGTGGGAGCGGGGAGGCGGGAACTGGGAAAGAGTGCAGGCGGGAAACCGACCCACCCCAGCAGGAACCGGCACTGGGGGAGGAAAAGCGCAAGTCAAATTGTGCAGCTGAGTTCGGCAGGAGCAGCCGGCCGGGGAGGGGTTGATCAGCAGAGTGGTCTCTAGCCTTTACCACGCTTTTGCACAATGGAAATGCGGCTTCCATTGAAGAGCACGTAGCTTGCCGGATGCACGGTTTTGTGAAACTTGGGGGAGAAAGGGGAAGCGTCACCTACTCCACGTGAGCACAGCGGCGCCCCAAGGCATTCGGCTTTCCAAGGCGAGCAAGGACAGATACCCGCCGCCACTCGCCATCTCAGCCCGGCGCTCTTATTTAGGGAGAAGCCGCACAACCGTACAGGGCGGCATTGGGCAGAATGATTGGACTGCCCCATCCCAGCTGGACCACATCCAGAGATGGGAAGGGACAGGCGTGCAGCGGGACGACCCAACCACTGCTGGACAAGACCCAGCCAGTCCCCAAAGACGTAGTTGGACAGGCTACACCTGAGGTGGAGTGGTGGCCGGCTTCCTTGTAACCACATCCGACAGGAGTAGGAACAGTGGCCCCCTATAGGTGACAGGAGGGGCAAGCTCTCAGGGGCTCCCCATCCTAGCCACCTTTGGGTGCGCAGGCCTCTGCGCTGACCCTAAGAGTTTGGTCTCTTGTTTTCGGATCAGGCGGGATTCCCTGCCTACGAAGGTGCCATCATTCTCAGGGCCTGATGAACAATTCTGAGGAGGGGAACAGACCGAGCAGCTGTTGTGCTTGGCTACCAACCTCCTCCTGTCTTTGTGTGATATGCCTCCGAATTCGCGGTTGCTGGAGGCAGCAAGGAGGTTTTTCCAGGATATGCCAGTGGTGAGAGAGTGGAGTCCCAGAATTCCTGCTCCCCTGTCTTGTAGCCTCAAGCAGACAGGCAGAGAAAACTCCTGATACAATTACCCCCACTCCTTTTTAGAATAAAACGGATTTTCCTCGAATTGGTCTGCTTACTGTCTCAAATAGAGTCTGGTGaactcctcttcctttttcagccACTGGCTTAGAATCCAGATGCTACCCTCTCCCATGATTTCAATCCCAATCCCTTCAAGCCAGCCCAGCAAAGAGCTTCCTGGTTCCTAGTCCCCAGCGTTAAGTTTTAGGGTCAGAAGCAAGGGAAGATTTGGGTACAAAGGTGCACCTGGCACCAAAGGTGGAGCAACCTCAGCGGTTTGGATGCCTGTTCCTGTTAGGTGTAGTTTCCTTCTGGGTAAAACAGTCGCCAACCTCATTTTTGTGGTTTCTGTCTCTTGGTGAGATCTAGGGTAACACTGAGATGGGGACTGTGGGGAGACGCTGCTTGAAGAGCCAGCCAACAAAAGGGTAATTTATCGTCTATCCGTGGAGCGCTGGTGGTGAACCTGGGAATCAATTGCAATCGTCTGGCAGACTTGGCCGGCAGGGATCAGCCAGCGTAGGTCAGCGCAGGAGGGTAAGCAGGTGGCAGTGACCAGGGTCTAGTGATTGGGAAGCCAACTGTGTTTGGGGAATAATTCCCCCGGTTCCATTGCCAGCTGGTGctgcggccttgaactcctacTACCAGCAGGGAAAGGACGCTAGGtgtcccagcccctgccccaaaGCCTGGAAAACCATACTCAGCAGCAAAAGGGCCTGGGGCTGGGATCCtctccacctgtcttggcctgcAAGTCTTTTCCTGGTGCTCAGAAGATGCAGGAGCCAAAAACCAAGTGAATGtcttcccaagg
This genomic window contains:
- the FEV gene encoding protein FEV, whose amino-acid sequence is MRQSGASQPLLINMYLPDPVGDGLFKEGKNPSWGPLSPAVQKGSGQIQLWQFLLELLADRANAGCIAWEGGHGEFKLTDPDEVARRWGERKSKPNMNYDKLSRALRYYYDKNIMSKVHGKRYAYRFDFQGLAQACQPPPAHAHAAAAAAAAAAAAQDGALYKLPAGLAPLPFPGLSKLNLMAASAGVAPAGFSYWPGPGPAATAAAATAALYPSPSLQPPPGPFGAVAAASHLGGHYH